Within Aureibacillus halotolerans, the genomic segment CAGCGAATCGGGAGAAAAAAAACGATTCTCAGGAGATGGTAGAGAATTTTGCCAATGCCTCCGACAATAAATGCAATGATTGCCCAGATCACACTTGCGACCCAAACAATGGGTCGGATGATTAGGAGCAAACAGGCTTGTCTCAAAATACGAACTAAAGTAAGTATACATGAAAGCAAGGCATTAAGCATGGTTAAATATGCTCTTTTTAACAGGGTTTGATACATCGATACGCCAAGCAGCATAGCCAGCAAAAGATAAAACCTTAGTTCCCCATAATTAACATGCCAAAGCAAAAAGAAAACAAGGACCCCTTGCAGGACCCAGAAGATAATATCGTGTAGCCCCTTCATCCACATATTGCGAATATAATGACGCCAAATACGCTTGTAGGTATCAACGGAAAGCCCTACCCAAATGCCTGCAGCGACCATAGCCAATAAGGAGGCCATTTGAAGTGTAATGGTCATTTGAATAGTTTTCCAAACAATCCTTTGGCTTTTTCTGACTGCTGCTCGTCCAAGTAGACTAAGTCGTAAATCTTTCCGCGGATCGATACATTTCCTTGCTCAACGTCGAG encodes:
- the yabQ gene encoding spore cortex biosynthesis protein YabQ yields the protein MTITLQMASLLAMVAAGIWVGLSVDTYKRIWRHYIRNMWMKGLHDIIFWVLQGVLVFFLLWHVNYGELRFYLLLAMLLGVSMYQTLLKRAYLTMLNALLSCILTLVRILRQACLLLIIRPIVWVASVIWAIIAFIVGGIGKILYHLLRIVFFLPIRWGLLLIWRLLPIKTRQHFVVVAGKCMSFKNTITQLVKKLRK